AATCAGTCCAGTAAgaaactcaaaaagaaaaatcttagCTAATACTAATAGAGATATTTTCGGGGCTTATTAAGAAGCCCATATATCTTGAAATGCATCAATCATGTAGGGGATTATATATagatcatgattttttttaacaatatataGATCATGATTTCACTACCTTTTCCTTTAGTAACCGATGTGGACTTTTTCTCAAAGAGATAAATAAtcgaaaataatgaaaataatctAAAGGAATGTCGAACCCGGATTGTATGGCGCGCCGGATCAAGGACCAAACCACTAGTAGACATCAACTTATTTGTTATGATACCCATATACTTATATATccacatataaatataataaaagtacAAAAACTAAGCTCTGCTTAATTCTCGtttaatttctgattttttcggTAACTCGCTAGACCCGAAATTTTCACCCGACTAACCCCTAGCATAGTTCCAAACAGGGGATATTactcaaagaaattttttttaaccaatCGAGTTAGCACGCCTTAATTGGATCATGGACTTTCAATGATTATGATAGCATTGTTTGACATTTTTACTATCAATCATTCAGTGACCGATaattctatttatataaaaggtTAAACGTAATGTAAATTGGAAAAAACAGTATGTAACATTTTCTAATGTTTAATAGTAAGGTtgacgacaaaaaaaagagagattaaACTTAAAGTTATTAATAGATTAGTTTTGAGAGTGTGGTTAGGAAAAGCAGTGCAACTAggtagaataaaaaataaagaaactgaatggaataagaaaagaaaaaaaggtgcttcagaaaaagaaaaaaaaaatcataataaacttttactctagaaaaaaaaagaaggaaaacttCACTATAAAAACCACAAAAGACAACATTTACTTTATACCAGCGTAACTTTTTCATCTTGATTGGGTTTATAGCAGCCTAACTTggtgaaaactattttttactctaagcTACTCTAGAAATGCTTTTCAGTTAGAGcctaaaaaaatctcaaaatgatGCTTAAAATTATTGGGAAATTTGCCAATATAGAACTAAATCTCTAAAGTATTGTCCCGTTAGAACTAAATTAACTTTTCACACATTTGGACAGTGACTACCCTTTctgtatataaaaattcataagattttttttacaaaggaaaaaaaatatggaaaaataCTTAACTTAATGTAGATAAGCATGTGCAtgtgagaaaaatatttttgacatcaaaagatgtttacataataatttgaaaaattggCTAAATGTGCTAGTTAACAATATCTGCCATCTACGGCGGTTTAGAATACGTAATCTGAAAGAAACACAATGTTCTAACGCATGTAGGCTGCATATTATAACGGAAACGTATATAACTAGTAAGGCAGAATATGAAGTTCACGATTTCCTCTATGCTCTATATTTCTGGTAGATTTAAAACACTAAACAATGTCATCTCATCAACCGCGctagaaaataaaatctaaatcctTCCTTATTATAAACCACACAAGAAAATACAATCTACATCATGTCTTTATATCTAATATAGTAGTATATAACATCCtatttattattctattttctaAATTGGTAGAATGCAAGTTCTATAACGGTTAGTAAACAAAATCCGGAAATCTTGGTAAAAACGGTTATGAAATATTCACtaaatcttttaaatattttgttttcctttttaattgttttttttcctaaattgTGGTCTTCTTCATCGTTGTCtcacgatttttttttgtttcttcttctctaacTTTTTCCTATCTAAACTATGGATTCACAAGAAGAGGTTGAATGGTGTGACAAAGAGAAGACCAATGGAAATGATGTGCGATTTTCTTTGGTGGATTTTGTGAAGGAGGGTCaacattttatttcaaaaacgCTTTTGAAGGCAGCATTCGAAATATGTGCAATGAAACATAATTTCGACTATAAGCTTGTCAAGTCGGATAAAAATTGTGGTACATTCGTTGCGCAGATGATGATTGCAGCTGGCGTGTTCGTGCAGAGGGGTTACCTGGTTCatcttattttatcatcaaaaagTATGTACCTCATCATTCATGTGCTGCATCCAAAAGGATCTGTTCGGACAGCTTCAGCAAAAACAATTGGTACTCTGGTTATGCATATGTATGAAACTGCTAAAGAAGGACCGAGATCTAATGATATAGTCCAGTATATGCGTTCAGAACATGGACTTGAGATATCCTATTCTTTGGCATGGGATGCACGTGAGTATGCAATCAACAAAGTGAAAGGCCTTCCAGAGGAAGGCTATGAAAAAATTCCCAAATACTTGCACATGATGAGGGAAGCTAATCCAGGGTCACACACGTCTTGTGAAAGGGATTCTGAAGGGCGATTCAGATTCCTCTTCATCTCCTTTGGTCAGAGTCTTCGCGGTTTCTATGTTGCGATTCGGAAAGTTATTGTTGTGGATGGGACGTTCTTGAAGAGCAAATACAAAGGAGTATTACTGGTTGCTACTGCATTAGATGGAAACTCTAATTTATATCCAATTGCATTTGGAGTTGTCGACTCAGAGAATGACCTTGCGTGGAACTGGTTTATGAGACAACTTAATGCGGTCATTGCTGACGAGCATAGTTTAGCTTTTGTGTCTGATAGGAATTCCTCGATTGCTAAAGCTATTGCTAACGTGTACCCGCAAGCTCATCACGGAATTTGCATTCACCACTTGCTGAATAATGTCGTAACATATTTTAGTGGGAAAGGTGTGGCTGGTTtggttgcaaaggcttctaaagCTTATCGAGCTGCTGATTTTCGTAAGCTGTTCACTGCTATTTACTCTATTAGTCCTGAAATTGGAAATTATCTAATAGAAGCCGATGTGAGGAAGTGGGCTCGTTGTCAATTCACGGGTTACAGGTATGATATCAACACTACTAACCCTGCGGAGTCGATAAATTCTGCTTTGCGTACGCCTAGAGAGTTTCCAGTAATACCTCTAATGGACAGCATTAGGGAAATGATGACTCGATGGTTTTTCCAACGTAGAACTTTAAGTTCTAAGCACTCGAAGCCACTGACCAttgctgtggagaagaagatagACAAAAGGATTGAGAAGGGTAAAAAGTTTAAGGTCTTCCCGATTAA
This genomic interval from Brassica napus cultivar Da-Ae chromosome A6, Da-Ae, whole genome shotgun sequence contains the following:
- the LOC111199026 gene encoding uncharacterized protein LOC111199026 — translated: MDSQEEVEWCDKEKTNGNDVRFSLVDFVKEGQHFISKTLLKAAFEICAMKHNFDYKLVKSDKNCGTFVAQMMIAAGVFVQRGYLVHLILSSKSMYLIIHVLHPKGSVRTASAKTIGTLVMHMYETAKEGPRSNDIVQYMRSEHGLEISYSLAWDAREYAINKVKGLPEEGYEKIPKYLHMMREANPGSHTSCERDSEGRFRFLFISFGQSLRGFYVAIRKVIVVDGTFLKSKYKGVLLVATALDGNSNLYPIAFGVVDSENDLAWNWFMRQLNAVIADEHSLAFVSDRNSSIAKAIANVYPQAHHGICIHHLLNNVVTYFSGKGVAGLVAKASKAYRAADFRKLFTAIYSISPEIGNYLIEADVRKWARCQFTGYRYDINTTNPAESINSALRTPREFPVIPLMDSIREMMTRWFFQRRTLSSKHSKPLTIAVEKKIDKRIEKGKKFKVFPINDDRFLVQGDTFDCMVDLVRRTCSCGKFDLMKIPCRHAIKAGFSVGIQAHTLTYDIYTTASWRTAYEESINPIGVPEHAWTVPSHVEQTKVLPPESIRAAGRRKKRRYETAEDKIRSSQGNQGSKGRKCSRCGIREHDRRTCDRAI